From a region of the Pontixanthobacter gangjinensis genome:
- the rpoC gene encoding DNA-directed RNA polymerase subunit beta', translating to MNDLTKFTNQLAKPDTFDQIQIGLASPERIRSWSFGEIKKPETINYRTFKPERDGLFCARIFGPVKDYECLCGKYKRMKYKGVVCEKCGVEVTVTKVRRERMGHIELAAPVAHIWFLKSLPSRIGLLLDMQLKQLERVLYFESYIVTEPGLTPLEKFQLMTEDELLEAQDEYGEDAFSAGIGAEAVKFMLMDLDLEQERDDLMEELRVTKSKLKPAKIIKRLKVVESFIGSGNRPEWMILEVVPVIPPELRPLVPLDGGRFATSDLNDLYRRVINRNNRLKRLIELRAPDIIVRNEKRMLQEAVDALFDNGRRGRVITGANKRPLKSLSDMLKGKQGRFRQNLLGKRVDYSGRSVIVTGPELKLHQCGLPKKMALELFKPFIYARLDAKGLSMTLKQAKKWVEKERKEVWDILDEVIREHPVMLNRAPTLHRLGIQAFEPVLIEGKAIQLHPLVCSAFNADFDGDQMAVHVPLSLEAQLEARVLMMSTNNILSPANGKPIIVPSQDMVLGIYYLSMDRQEHTPEFAEENGEKIEKLPRFADMAEVHHALEVGAVTLHSKIITRVPQADEKGKIVLTRFTTTPGRLLIGECLPKNHKVPFDIINRLLTKKEIGDVIDQVYRHTGQKDTVLFADAIMTLGFSHAFKAGISFGKDDMIIPDSKDGMIADAKALVADYEQQYQDGLITQQEKYNKVIDAWSRCGDTVADAMMDEIKAQPIDSDGRQANINSIYMMAHSGARGSPAQMKQLAGMRGLMAKPSGEIIETPIISNFKEGLTVLEYFNSTHGARKGLADTALKTANSGYLTRRLVDVSQDCVIVEEDCKTDHALEMRAIVQGGSVIASLGERILGRTTAEDLINAKTEEVIVKSGTLLDEPMVAEIEAAEVQSAKIRSPLVCEAKQGVCGKCYGRDLARGTPVNIGEAVGVIAAQSIGEPGTQLTMRTFHIGGAAQVNETSHLEAISDGTVEYRDMPTITDKNGRMLSLARNGEIVVIDAEGREREMHKVPYGTMLLNKGGAKIKEGDRLAEWDPFTLPIITEQSGVVRFQDLLDGTTMEERVDDATGIAQRVVTENRATGRKKKEDMRPRLTLLGKGEEISEDGETDAQRYMLAPGTSLSVDDGQEVQAGDILARASREASKTRDITGGLPRVAELFEARIPKDNAIIAKISGKIEFVREYKAKRKIAIVPEEGDRVEYLIAKTKVIDVQEGDFVKKGDTLISGSPNPHDILDVLGVEPLAEYLVDEIQEVYRLQGVKINDKHIETIVRQMLQKVEITNGGDTTLLAGEQVDFEEMEEYNAKLDKKQEKATGKPILLGITKASLQTRSFISAASFQETTRVLTQAAVEGKKDTLIGLKENVIVGRLIPAGTGAGMNRMRVTASSRDAALRAQWKKQQDALAAAEAAGEVTEEPETEMPVDAPMDEAAMAAAMGAVADTPETPEAE from the coding sequence ATGAATGATCTAACCAAATTCACCAACCAGCTCGCAAAGCCGGATACTTTTGACCAAATCCAGATCGGTCTGGCCTCGCCAGAGCGCATTCGCAGCTGGTCCTTCGGCGAAATTAAGAAGCCGGAAACCATCAACTACCGCACGTTCAAGCCTGAGCGTGACGGCCTGTTCTGCGCCCGCATCTTTGGTCCGGTGAAGGATTACGAATGCCTGTGCGGCAAGTACAAGCGGATGAAGTATAAGGGCGTCGTCTGCGAGAAATGCGGCGTTGAAGTGACCGTGACCAAGGTCCGCCGCGAGCGGATGGGCCACATCGAACTGGCCGCGCCAGTTGCGCACATCTGGTTCCTGAAATCGCTGCCTTCGCGCATCGGCCTGTTGCTCGATATGCAATTGAAGCAGCTTGAGCGAGTTCTCTATTTCGAGAGCTACATCGTCACCGAGCCGGGCCTTACGCCGCTGGAGAAATTCCAGCTGATGACCGAAGACGAATTGCTCGAAGCGCAAGACGAATACGGCGAAGACGCGTTCTCCGCCGGCATCGGCGCCGAAGCAGTCAAATTCATGCTTATGGATCTCGATCTCGAGCAAGAACGCGACGATCTGATGGAAGAGCTGCGGGTTACCAAATCCAAGTTGAAACCAGCCAAGATCATCAAGCGTCTGAAAGTCGTCGAAAGCTTCATCGGTTCGGGCAACCGCCCTGAATGGATGATCCTTGAGGTGGTTCCGGTTATTCCGCCGGAATTGCGCCCGCTGGTGCCTTTGGATGGCGGCCGTTTCGCAACGTCCGATCTTAATGATCTGTATCGCCGGGTTATCAACCGTAACAACCGTCTGAAGCGCCTGATTGAACTGCGCGCACCGGACATCATCGTGCGCAACGAGAAGCGCATGCTTCAAGAAGCCGTCGATGCGCTGTTTGACAACGGCCGCCGTGGCCGCGTGATCACTGGTGCCAACAAGCGTCCGCTGAAATCTTTGAGCGATATGCTCAAGGGTAAGCAGGGCCGTTTCCGCCAGAACCTTCTTGGTAAGCGTGTCGATTACTCGGGCCGTTCGGTTATTGTGACCGGTCCGGAATTGAAGCTTCACCAGTGCGGTCTGCCAAAGAAGATGGCGCTCGAGCTGTTCAAGCCGTTCATCTATGCCCGTCTGGATGCCAAAGGTCTTTCGATGACCTTGAAGCAAGCCAAAAAATGGGTCGAGAAAGAGCGTAAGGAAGTCTGGGATATTCTGGATGAAGTCATCCGCGAACACCCCGTCATGCTCAACCGCGCACCAACGCTTCACCGTCTTGGCATTCAGGCGTTCGAACCCGTATTGATCGAAGGTAAGGCTATCCAGCTTCACCCGCTGGTCTGTTCGGCCTTTAACGCCGATTTCGATGGTGACCAAATGGCAGTTCACGTGCCGCTTTCGCTGGAAGCCCAGCTCGAAGCACGCGTGCTGATGATGTCGACCAATAACATCCTCTCTCCTGCCAATGGTAAGCCTATCATCGTTCCTTCGCAGGATATGGTTCTCGGCATCTATTATCTTTCGATGGACCGTCAGGAACATACTCCTGAATTCGCCGAAGAAAATGGTGAGAAGATCGAGAAGCTGCCACGCTTTGCCGATATGGCCGAAGTGCATCACGCTTTGGAAGTCGGCGCAGTTACGCTCCACTCCAAGATCATCACCCGCGTCCCGCAGGCTGACGAGAAGGGCAAGATTGTCCTTACTCGCTTCACCACCACGCCGGGCCGTTTGCTGATTGGCGAATGTCTGCCGAAGAACCACAAGGTACCTTTCGACATCATCAACCGTCTTCTGACAAAGAAGGAAATCGGTGACGTTATCGACCAAGTTTACCGTCACACCGGCCAGAAGGACACTGTCCTGTTCGCCGATGCGATCATGACGCTGGGCTTCAGCCACGCGTTTAAGGCTGGTATTTCGTTTGGTAAGGACGACATGATCATCCCTGACAGCAAGGATGGCATGATCGCCGATGCGAAAGCACTGGTTGCTGATTACGAACAGCAATATCAGGACGGCCTGATCACGCAGCAGGAAAAATACAACAAAGTCATCGACGCTTGGTCGCGTTGTGGTGACACTGTTGCTGACGCGATGATGGACGAGATTAAAGCTCAACCAATCGACAGCGATGGCCGCCAAGCGAACATCAACTCGATCTATATGATGGCCCACTCCGGTGCGCGTGGCTCGCCTGCCCAGATGAAGCAGCTGGCGGGTATGCGCGGTCTGATGGCCAAACCGTCGGGCGAGATTATCGAAACACCGATCATCTCGAACTTTAAAGAGGGTCTGACCGTTCTCGAATACTTCAACTCCACCCACGGTGCCCGTAAGGGTCTCGCGGATACGGCGCTGAAAACCGCTAACTCGGGTTACCTCACACGCCGTCTGGTCGATGTGTCGCAAGATTGCGTCATCGTCGAGGAAGATTGTAAGACCGATCACGCGCTGGAAATGCGTGCGATTGTTCAGGGTGGTTCGGTTATCGCATCGCTCGGTGAGCGTATTCTGGGCCGGACAACCGCCGAAGATCTGATCAACGCGAAGACTGAAGAAGTCATCGTGAAATCAGGCACCTTGCTTGACGAGCCAATGGTTGCGGAAATCGAAGCGGCTGAAGTTCAATCGGCCAAGATCCGTTCACCGCTGGTTTGCGAAGCAAAGCAAGGTGTTTGCGGCAAATGTTACGGACGTGACCTTGCTCGCGGTACTCCGGTCAACATCGGTGAAGCTGTCGGCGTTATCGCTGCACAGTCCATCGGCGAGCCGGGCACCCAGCTGACGATGCGGACATTCCACATTGGCGGCGCGGCGCAGGTTAACGAAACCAGCCATCTTGAAGCTATCTCCGATGGTACTGTCGAATATCGCGATATGCCCACCATTACCGACAAGAACGGCCGTATGCTGTCCTTGGCCCGTAACGGCGAAATCGTGGTTATCGATGCCGAGGGCCGTGAGCGTGAAATGCACAAGGTTCCTTACGGCACCATGCTTCTCAACAAAGGCGGCGCGAAGATCAAGGAAGGCGACCGTTTGGCGGAATGGGATCCCTTCACTCTGCCAATCATCACCGAGCAATCGGGCGTGGTGCGATTCCAGGATCTGCTCGACGGCACGACCATGGAAGAACGCGTCGACGATGCCACAGGTATCGCCCAACGTGTTGTTACCGAAAACCGTGCAACTGGCCGTAAGAAGAAGGAAGACATGCGTCCGCGTCTGACCCTGCTGGGTAAAGGCGAGGAAATAAGCGAAGACGGCGAAACCGATGCTCAGCGCTATATGCTGGCACCGGGCACCTCGCTGTCGGTTGATGATGGTCAAGAAGTGCAAGCGGGCGACATTCTTGCCCGTGCATCGCGTGAGGCATCGAAAACCCGCGACATCACCGGCGGTCTGCCGCGTGTTGCCGAGCTGTTCGAAGCGCGTATTCCGAAAGACAATGCGATCATCGCCAAAATCTCCGGCAAGATCGAATTCGTCCGCGAATATAAGGCCAAGCGCAAGATTGCGATTGTTCCCGAGGAAGGGGATCGCGTCGAATATCTGATCGCCAAGACCAAGGTGATCGACGTTCAAGAGGGCGATTTCGTGAAGAAGGGCGATACGCTCATCTCGGGCAGCCCGAACCCGCATGACATCCTTGATGTCCTCGGTGTCGAACCGCTTGCCGAATATCTGGTCGACGAGATTCAGGAAGTGTACCGTCTGCAAGGCGTGAAAATCAACGATAAGCACATCGAAACGATCGTTCGTCAGATGTTGCAGAAAGTTGAAATCACCAATGGCGGCGACACGACTTTGCTGGCCGGCGAGCAGGTCGATTTCGAAGAGATGGAAGAATACAACGCCAAGCTCGACAAGAAGCAGGAGAAAG